In Candidatus Omnitrophota bacterium, the genomic window AGGCGCGTATTTTTTTTTAATTCTTTTAACTCTATTTTGCAACTATTTCTTGGCGGCTGGTTGCGTTTTCCTGTCAAACTCGGTTATAATGAAGAGTGCCGGGCGGAGTGTAAACAATAATGAGGATTAAAAGAAAATTCAAAGTCGCCGTCAGACGGGGAAACACCCGCGGCTTTTTTATACTGCTTTTTATCATCGCGGCTCTGGCTTCGGGCTATCTGTATATCAGGGATCAGGAACTGCGGGAAAGGATTCTGAAGGTTAAGGCAATGAGCGGCTATAGCGAATCCGACAAGCAGCACATAATAGAAACGATCAAGTGCGGCGTGCCGATAAGCGTTGCCGAATACACGCTGAGGCAGGAAAAAAAGCGCTCCGAGGCCTTGAGAAAAAACGGGTGCTCACGCAAAAAGCGGAACAAAAGGTTTTCAGCGCTCGGCCTGAAATGGAAAAAGATTATAAGGCTGTCCGCAAAAAGAAAAGGATTTCAAGGGCGAAATTAAAACTCATCTCGCAGATATTCGGCCTGATGGATTTCCTGGACTATTCCATACGCTACACGACGCTGAAAGAGGAGAGTGAGCTTTACGCTTTCAATGAGGAGGGTTTGGAGGAGATCCTCGCCATATTTGTCGCCGCGGCGAACCGCAAGGGCGGCGCCACGCCCGAAGAAATTGATGAATACGGCCTTGAGGGAATTCAGGATCTCAAGGTGTACAAGAGCCGCTACGCGCGCTGAAGCATGAGATTATTAAAAAAACTCTTTAAGTCCGGGAAACATTACAGCGTTTATGTGGTCAGGCTGGATAACAAGATCAAGCAGTTTGAGAAAGTTTTTGATCTGAACAGAAGCAGGGATCTTGAGAAACCCTGCATTTATGTGGGTATGACGGGGCTGAAAGTTGCCGAGCGTTTCAAGAATCACAGGAGCGGTTATAAATCGAGCTCATGGGTGCACAAATACGGTATAGCTCTGATGCCGTCGCTCTATGAGCATCTCAATCCCATGACATATAAGGAGGCCGTAAAAATGGAGGTTGATCTCGCCGAAGATCTGAGAAGGCGCGGCTACACCGTCCTCGGCGGCCATTAACTCACAATCACCTCAGAAGTATCCTCAGACGGCCGCTCAGGTATGCGCTTCGCTGCCAATTCACTCGGGGCAGGGGCCAAACCCCTCGCTCATATGGCCCGCTTCGGATACCATCTGAGGCAGTTACTTATTAGAGAGCGAGGGCGAGTTCCCGGGCTATGATCTCCACTGTTTCAACATTTTCCTGAGTCAGGGACTCAGTTTGTTCCGTTCTTTTGATGTTTATCACTCCGCGGGCTTTGCCGTTTTTTATAAAGGGCACGCTCATGCCGGAACTGATATTTTCGTATTTTTTCATGCCGCGGAAATGTTTGTCGGAATTCACGTCCACCTCGCCTTTGATAAGGACGGAGGCCATTGTTTTCGCGGCTTTCCCGCTGACTCTTTCGCCGACGACGACTTTTTTTCCGATGGCGTCGTGCTTGTTGCTTCCGGCGGCCGCCGCGACGGTGAGATTTTTTCCGTCATCATCCACGAGCATAATGGAGCCTCCGTCGGATGAGAGAATGGCGCATATCGAGGAGAGGCAGAATTTTAAAAGGTATTCGGTTTTTTCCCCAAGATTTTTTACCGTGATGACTTCAGTGTGATTCATGAGCCCCTCCTTATAAAAACAGGTTTCGCCAATACAACCACCTTCATATTCTACATAAAATTATCTGAATTTGCCATAGAGCTGTTCCCTCTATGGCGCTATTGTCCGCGGGAGCATCCGTTTTGTATACTAAAACGATGAACGCTGACACTCTGATCATTATCTTAGCGCTGATGTTTTTCGCGTGGGGCTTTTTCAAAGGGGCTCTTCGTGAGATATTCAGTCTGCTGGCCTTCGCGGCGGCTTTTTTCTTTTCCGCGCCCCTGACCGCCTTGCTCCTGCCGGCCTTTAAACACGATCTCGGCAATTATGTGCTGATCCAGTCCGCCGGGCGTGTTGTGCTGTGGTTCATTCTCTATTTCGTTATAGTCCTCATCGGAAAATTTGTAGAATCCCGTTTTTTGAAAAAGGCCGCGCTGCGTTTTGCTAACAGGGCCCTCGGCGCCGCCATAGGTTTTCTGAAAGCCGCGATCCTGTCCCTTGCCCTTATGTGGTCAGTGGACGTGTTCATCTCTCTGACAGGATCCGCCACGCCTGATATATTCAGTAAATCTCGGATGTATAAGGCCGCATCCAAAAAAAATATTTTCATGAAAACAGAGAAGGTCGCGGAGCTGACAAAGATGATCGCTTTGGCAAAAATAGCGCGGCAATCCCTGCCTGAAGTTCAGGGGAGTATCCCCGGCGGACTGGATATTAACGATATAGACCTGTCACAGATGGCAAAAGTACTGAAAGGCGTTGATCCCGGAGAGATAGAAAAACTGCTGAAGGAGATGTCCTCGACTTTGCCGGGTTTGGACTTGCCCGCGGACATGGATATCAAAAAAATACAGAAACTTGTCTCGGATATGAACAGGGAATCCGTGAACAAAATACGCCAGGCCGCTAAATAGATCTGTGCCGATAAGAAAAGAATCCGCCGCCGGCTTCGCCCGTCTTTTGGAAGTGTCGCGCTCGGCAGCGGCGCTAAGCGGGGCGGGATGTTCAACGAACGCGGGCCTGGCCGATTTCAGGGGCGCCAAAGGTTTGTACAATTCGGGTAAATACGACCCGCAGAAATTATTTGATATAGACGAGTTTTTGAAAGAGCCCGGATATTTTTACGATTTTGCGAGGGATTTCATACAGCAATTTAAAAAAATAAATCCGACTTTCACCCATCATTTTTTCTCGGAGCTGGAGAAAACGGGAAAACTCAAGGGGATAATAACGCAGAACATAGACGCCCTGCATCAGAAAGCGGGGTCGGTCAATGTTGTCGAACTCCACGGCAGTTTCTGGACGAGCCGCTGCATGTCCTGCGCGAGAGAATACAGTTATTCCGAGATGGAACCGAAAATATTGAGCGCGGAAGTGCCGCGATGCGGCTGCGGCGTGGTGATAAAACCGGATATCGTTTTTTACGGCGAAGGTGTAAAGCGCCTCGGAGAATCAGTAAAACTCGCCTGCGAAAGCGACTTGTTCATCATAATAGGTTCTTCTCTGGAAGTCTATCCCGCGGCGGCAATTCCCGATTCCGCGTACGGTAAAATAGTCCTTGTGAACAAAGGCCCCGTGAACATAAAAGCGGAACGGTTGTCTTTGGATGTCAGCGACGATCTGGATGATTTTTTCATGGCCGTCGCCGACGAACTCGGAATCTCAATCCAATAATATCCAATACCGGCAGAGATATCCGTAGACGGCCGCTCACGTATGCGGTTCGCTGCCAATTCGCTCGGGACACGGGGCAAAACCCCTCGCTCATATGGCCCGCTCCGGATACCATCTGCCGGATTGTTTCGTTTGGTTAAATAAAAGTGCGGACGGTGAGAAAAGTTTTTTTGTTCTTTTTAACCTGCACCCCGCCCAGGATCTTTTCGCCGATATCGGCTCCGAACTTGGTTTTCATATTCAGCCGCAGATTGTGAGTGCCTTCTTCGGCGGGGATACGGCAAATGGCGATCTCCGAGCCTAATGTCCGCCAGGATCTGATATCCGCCTGTTCTGTCGCGGCGGAAAGAGCTCTCAGTCCGCCGCCGACGAGCATGCCCATGGTCTTCCCCCTGCTTTTTTCGGCGGATTTTTCGGCTTCTCTGGCGAGCACGTGTTTTATCCAGGCTCTCGCGATGGATTTAGCGCGTATGCGGTTTATACGGTCTTTCAGGCTCTTGACGGCGGCGGAAGTTATATCGGATGTTTTTTCCGTTTTAAATTTTTTTCCTTCGATTTCAATATTTAAGTAAGCGCAGCTGTAAGGGGGCTGTGTGTATTCGGGGAAGGATACGCTGAAAGTTTTTTTTGAGGCGAATCCTCTAGCCGCCGAGTTTGCCGCCGCGAATTTCTTTTGGTCATCGCCGCTTGTTTTTATGCTTTCCGCGTGAGCCCATCCTTCTCCGAAAGAGACTTCTATTTTGCGGCCTGTTTTCACCGGGGCGGGGCCGTTGATATGGACAACGATTATTTCCTCTCTGGATGCAGGGCTGATTTCGTTCTGTTCAAGAGAGTATTTCTCTTTAATCCTTTGGGCGTCGTCCTGGAAGCCCATATTGACCGCGGCCGCATAACAGCCCGTGATGAGGCCTCTCGGCGGTTTTGCGCCTTTTTTCTCAAAAGCCGCAATGGCGTTTTTATAATCTATGAGGGCGCCATTGCTGTCTCCGGCTGATTCCCTGACGATGGCTGAAAAATATAAGGCACCGGGCCTTATTTCCTCATCCCCCGCCGAGCCGCCGTTCACGCTGATAGTTTTGAAGAAATGATCGAGCTGCCTTATCTCAACCATGGCGCTGTTTTCCTCGCCCATTGCGGCGTAATTAAGGGCTTTGATCAGATAGATCATGGCTATCTCATAATCTTCTCCGTCATAAGCTTTCTGGGAATCGTTTATCAGAAGAGAAGCGCCCTCGGCAGTGAGGCTTTTTGTGTAGAGCTGTTCCGCAAGCATTTTGGCCTTTTCGAAGGCCGCGTTGCTCTCTTTGTATTTTCCGGCGAGGTGCGAGAGCATGCCCGAGTCCAGAAAATAGAGAAGGGTGTCCTTGGAAGGATAATATTCCTTACGGTTTGTCTCTATATCCTTAAGGGCGGATTCATAGCGCCCTCCGGCGGATTCGGCGTTTATCTTAGCGTAAAAATTCTTTCCGGCGCATCCGTAAAGGACAGACAGCGCCGCCGTAGCCAGATATAATTTGAGCCTGGTTTTCAACGGTTAAAGGCCGAACTTGGAACGCTTGACGAGCTTTTTGATTTTCTTCTGTCCTATCCAGACCTTTTCGTTGCTTTCCATGTCAATGAGTTCCAGCTCGATCTGATAATAGCGCAGTGTTGTCTTTCCGGCGCTGTCCAGTATGCTGTTTATGCCGCCCTGGAGCATGAAGTCCGCTGCTTTTTCCTTGAAGAACGCTTTGGCGTCTCCGGAGAATTTCTGCTGTTCGGCTCTTTCCTGTCTTATTTCCTCTCTCGCGGCGCCTCCGGCGACAAAGGTCACTTTGCCGGAATTGATGAGCTCTCTTTCCATGTCTTTCACGAAAGTGTCTGTGGCGATATGTTCGCTCGACATGTTTTTGACAGTGCCGACGATCACTCTGGGTTTTTTTCCCGCGCTGGAGCTGAAGTCCGGCAGCCAGCTCCGGCCGAGGCAGTCTCTTATGGCTTCTTCCGCCACGAGTCGCGAATCGGTGTCATTCCAGTACCCGGAAAGATCCACTTCCGCGGCGGAATCCATGCGCCCTACTTTCACAGGCGCGCAGCCCGCGATCATCAGCAATGAAACACAAATCACAAAAATGTTTTTCACTTGTTTTCTCCTTTTAACTTAAAGTCACTCAAATTCCACCCGCACCATTCTTTCAGGCAGAAATCCATTTCTTTGGCTGACACACAGTTGAGGTCTATCTCTCCGTCAATTCCCGTCAGTATGAGATCGGAGAAGATCCGCACATAAAAATTGGCCCGGGATGCGGCGTCATATTTTTCCCAATTTTCCGTCCAGTTGTATTGTTCCCTCTCGTATTTGGATGTGACGAGGCCCGCTATGTGCTTGGGATGCCAGCCTTTGAACATAAGGACTCTGACGAGATTCTGGATATTGGTAGGCCGCAGGATGTTGTCGTTGGGCAAAAGCAGGGCGAGACGCGTGCATTCAGGCAGTGCGAAAGCATCCAGCATATCGTAAGTTTCGGGCCATTCTTTTTCCGTGTGCGCCTGGGTTTCGTCGAAATCCCGGTGTATGCCCCGCAGGCGCGAAGCCTCGTATGAATTCAGCAGGTTCATGAATTCTTTTGAAAAATCCGGTATTCTGCAGGAATTATTTTTAGCGTATTCTATCGTTTTTTCGGGGCTGGTGCGAATTTCAAGAATTTTTTTTAGGGCTGTGTCATTTCTGGGCAGAGCAAGCCGCGGGGCAATGTTGTCGGCAACATCTTTGCCCACTTTGTACCATTGCATTTTATTTTTCTGATGGGTGCTGAAAGGGCAGCGTATGTCGCGCATGAAAATAGGGTCGCCGTACATTGAGAGGTCAAATGAAAGGGCTTCTCTTTTCCCGCGTGACGATTTGCCGACGGTTACGTCGGTTATCACGCAGGGAATGGCGAAATTTTCGCCGGCGAGTTCTTTCATTATGGTGTGCACGGCGTATTCAAGGACTTTGCCCATGCCCTCAAAAGCCTTCCCGTGCCTTATTGAGACAGCCTTCTTCCGTCTTCCCTTGATTATCTGATAACGTTTTTTGAGTTTGTCCGCGACAAAGCCGATTCCCTCAAGTTTCTTGTCCGCTGCGGAGAAGCGCGATATTTTAAATGAGAAATGATAGCCCTGTCCGGTCATTATGGTGAGGGGCACGAGACCGAACCTCGCGAAAACCTCGCGGATCTTCGCGTAGGCGGGTTCTATCAGAGAAAATATCTCTTCGGGGCTTTTGTATATTTTCCCCGGGTTGTCTATGTTAAAGTATTCTATGTCGAGGACGCCCAGCGTGGATTCTATGTCCCACACGGATCTGTATATATCAAGGCTTTTTTCGAGCAGATAATCGAAATATTCCCTGGGGGCGGACATGAATTCAATGTGTTTTTCCCGCAGGAGCTCAAGGCCGTATCCCACGAGATATTGCGCGGTGAAAGAGTCGGGGTTATCGGCGTCTCCGCCGCAGTATTCGGCAATGCGCTCCCGGATAAACGGGTCTTTATAATATTGGACGAAATTCATCGCTTTCCTTTGTTATCCTATCCAGCTCCATCTGGAACAATGTTAACATTTTATCCATATCGTGTCTATTCGCCGAGCGCGGCACCTCTATTGCTTTGCCTATGACATAGCGGCCGCTGGTGAAAGGCACGGGTATCTGCACCCTGTTCCAGTAGGAATCAACAAAGATTTTTTTTCTCACCCCCGCGGAGAGAGGAAGTATTACGGCGCCAGACATTTTCGCCATCTGTATTATGCCGGCTTTTGCTATCTCCGGCGGCCCCTGAGGGCCGTCGACCGCCAGAGAGCCGTTCAGCCCTGAACGGAGCGCCCGTATCATGCCTTTCAGCGCCGCCGCGCCGCCGGAACTTGAAGAGCCGCGCACGACTTTTATGGTAAAAAAACGGTGTATCACTTTCAGCACCTCGCCCGCGTCCGAGCGCGTCGCGAGAATCACAAGCTTTTTTCCAATAGCGAAGGGCAGAAGCATTATTTGACGGCCGTCCCAGCAGCCGTAAATATATTTTTTCCCCTCCGCCATCACTTCGTCCTGGTTTTCGCCGCCTGTCACTTTCATCCGCACGGTTTTCATCAGGGCCCAGCACAGGAGAGAATAAACAATGCCGGCAAAAGGAAATAAACTTTGCCTGACAAAGGGCTTAAAAAAACGCCATATTTTTTTTATCGGACGGGGTATGTTCGGTTTATGCATTTTTTTAGTATAATAAAATTATGGAGAAAAATACAAATCTGAGAATTAACCGCACCGAGGCTCTCCGCGCCAAAAAAAACAAGCTGAACATCCTCGTCTGTCCCGACAGTTTCAAGGGATCTCTTTCCGCGGAGGAGGCGGCATCATGCATAAAGGAAGGCCTGGAAAGGTCGATGCTCCTTGCCGACATAAAGCTTTTGCCTCTTGCCGACGGCGGAGCGGGCACTGCGCGGATACTGGGCAGGGCACTGCTCGGAGAGGAAGTGATAAAAACGGTCAGCGGACCGTCCGGGAAAAAAGTGAAGGCGTCTTATTTCATTTCAGCCACGCCTACCGGCGGACTTTCAGCCCCGGCCGGGGGGCATTCAAAGCGGGCATTTATAGACCTGGCTTCGGCCAGCGGGCTCTCGAGGCTTCCAAAAAAAGATATGAAGCCCTTGAAAACAAGCAGCCGCGGCACGGGAGAACTCATCAATGACGCTCTCGTGCGCCGATGCGCCGAAATTTTTGTCGGCCTGGGCGACTCAGCCACGGTTGACGGTGGAGCGGGGATGCTCGCGGCCATGGGCGTTAAGTTTCTGGATAAACACGGCAATCATATTCCCGACGGCGGCGGGGCCTTGAAAGGTCTTGTTAAGATAGACACTTCTCATTTATCAAAAAAAATAACAGGCGTTAAATTCACGGCACTCGCCGACGTGACAAACCCTCTTATCGGGCCCCGCGGTGCCGCGGCTGTGTTCGCGCCGCAGAAAGGCGCGTCGCCGAACGAAGTCATGCTTCTTGAAAAAGCGCTTTCTCATTATGCCCGAATTATAAAAATCGCCACGGGAAAAGATGTAAGCTGTATCCCCGGCGGCGGCGCGGCCGGAGGTTCGGGCGCCGGAATGGCCGCTTTCCTGGACGCCGAAATAAAGCCGGGTATTGAGAAGGTTTCGGAATGTATGAAGCTGGATGACAATATCGCCTCCTCGGATCTGGTGATAACCGGCGAGGGCAGGGTTGACTCACAGAGCTTTTCGGGCAAAACACTCAGTTTCGTCGTGAAAACAGCCGCGGAATACGGGAAAACCGTCGTGGTGTTCGCCGGAAAAATGGAAGAGGGTATCAAAGACAGCAAAACCATGGTATTCATAAAGATCACGCCTTTTAAAATGGAGATGGAAAAAGCCGTAAAAAACGCTCCGGCATATCTGATCCGCGCCGCGCGCAAACTCGGCGATCTTCTGAGCCAAAAATTTTAGTCAAACAGTGACTTATTCCCGATAAAGCGTCTTTTCGGCGACACTTACATTATCTAAAATGCGCACATTTGCTTTTTCTTTTTGAAAATGATAAATTGACCCTATGCGTGCCAAAGCTCTATATTACGACGATTGCATAAGCGCGGCCTCTCTTCTTAAGCTCCGCGCTGTCAAAAAATACGCGAATTCCTGTTATTTCAGAAACCCCGCCGGCGAATTCATCACTTTTCTCAAAAGCCCCAACCAGCTCGTGCCGGGAGGCATAGAGTTTGCGGAATCCGTGTATGGGCAATTAGAGA contains:
- a CDS encoding glycerate kinase, which gives rise to MEKNTNLRINRTEALRAKKNKLNILVCPDSFKGSLSAEEAASCIKEGLERSMLLADIKLLPLADGGAGTARILGRALLGEEVIKTVSGPSGKKVKASYFISATPTGGLSAPAGGHSKRAFIDLASASGLSRLPKKDMKPLKTSSRGTGELINDALVRRCAEIFVGLGDSATVDGGAGMLAAMGVKFLDKHGNHIPDGGGALKGLVKIDTSHLSKKITGVKFTALADVTNPLIGPRGAAAVFAPQKGASPNEVMLLEKALSHYARIIKIATGKDVSCIPGGGAAGGSGAGMAAFLDAEIKPGIEKVSECMKLDDNIASSDLVITGEGRVDSQSFSGKTLSFVVKTAAEYGKTVVVFAGKMEEGIKDSKTMVFIKITPFKMEMEKAVKNAPAYLIRAARKLGDLLSQKF
- a CDS encoding DUF374 domain-containing protein; this encodes MHKPNIPRPIKKIWRFFKPFVRQSLFPFAGIVYSLLCWALMKTVRMKVTGGENQDEVMAEGKKYIYGCWDGRQIMLLPFAIGKKLVILATRSDAGEVLKVIHRFFTIKVVRGSSSSGGAAALKGMIRALRSGLNGSLAVDGPQGPPEIAKAGIIQMAKMSGAVILPLSAGVRKKIFVDSYWNRVQIPVPFTSGRYVIGKAIEVPRSANRHDMDKMLTLFQMELDRITKESDEFRPIL
- a CDS encoding penicillin-binding protein activator LpoB — protein: MIAGCAPVKVGRMDSAAEVDLSGYWNDTDSRLVAEEAIRDCLGRSWLPDFSSSAGKKPRVIVGTVKNMSSEHIATDTFVKDMERELINSGKVTFVAGGAAREEIRQERAEQQKFSGDAKAFFKEKAADFMLQGGINSILDSAGKTTLRYYQIELELIDMESNEKVWIGQKKIKKLVKRSKFGL
- a CDS encoding RNA polymerase subunit sigma, encoding MRKESAAGFARLLEVSRSAAALSGAGCSTNAGLADFRGAKGLYNSGKYDPQKLFDIDEFLKEPGYFYDFARDFIQQFKKINPTFTHHFFSELEKTGKLKGIITQNIDALHQKAGSVNVVELHGSFWTSRCMSCAREYSYSEMEPKILSAEVPRCGCGVVIKPDIVFYGEGVKRLGESVKLACESDLFIIIGSSLEVYPAAAIPDSAYGKIVLVNKGPVNIKAERLSLDVSDDLDDFFMAVADELGISIQ
- a CDS encoding CvpA family protein, with translation MALLSAGASVLYTKTMNADTLIIILALMFFAWGFFKGALREIFSLLAFAAAFFFSAPLTALLLPAFKHDLGNYVLIQSAGRVVLWFILYFVIVLIGKFVESRFLKKAALRFANRALGAAIGFLKAAILSLALMWSVDVFISLTGSATPDIFSKSRMYKAASKKNIFMKTEKVAELTKMIALAKIARQSLPEVQGSIPGGLDINDIDLSQMAKVLKGVDPGEIEKLLKEMSSTLPGLDLPADMDIKKIQKLVSDMNRESVNKIRQAAK
- a CDS encoding GAF domain-containing protein, which gives rise to MNHTEVITVKNLGEKTEYLLKFCLSSICAILSSDGGSIMLVDDDGKNLTVAAAAGSNKHDAIGKKVVVGERVSGKAAKTMASVLIKGEVDVNSDKHFRGMKKYENISSGMSVPFIKNGKARGVINIKRTEQTESLTQENVETVEIIARELALAL